In a genomic window of Cytobacillus sp. FSL H8-0458:
- the recQ gene encoding DNA helicase RecQ: MKLKEKLYLIELVINLLAQAENYLKKYFGYTSFRPGQQEIIQNILSQTNTLGILPTGGGKSICFQIPALVLPGTAIVISPLISLMKDQVDALSTAGIPAAYINSTLSSAEYQHIVAGIRNEEYKLVYVAPERFGSMAFLQLLNDISINAIVFDEAHCISQWGHDFRPSYRSVVSELSNLHQKPVIAALTATATRDVAEDIRRLLNIGEENMFITGFARDNLSFHVLKGVNKRDFLLQTINKHKNEAGIIYTSSRRETDQLYQFLKGKNCSVAKYHAGLKEEERKKAQDAFVFDESDIMVATNAFGMGIDKSNVRYVIHYNLPRNIEAYYQEAGRAGRDGEDSICYLMFAPQDIQLQKFLIEESSLDPRKMEQEYSKLKDMVNYCHTEKCLQSYIIDYFDENAEPILCGKCSSCLDERTSIDITQEALMIFSCIKRMGERFGVTLTAQVLKGSSNKRIHELNFNELSTFGLMKNRKEKEIAEMINYLLAEDYLVLTDGKYPTVRLSANAIPVLKGQKKLFMKISLPVPVQEADENIELFEILRKLRKKIADEENVPPFVVFADTALKEMCRYVPVNKDMMLNVKGVGQMKFDKYGEYFIQAIKEFAEEHNISPMPAAETPSMSEEPQDDRPSYQISFDHYKDGISIKEIAKKRNFSLITIQEHIFRSIKEGNAIDWSDIFNETEEKLVLQAAEKAGRDKLKPIKEELPDEIDYFKIKAVLVKDELQKQN, from the coding sequence ATGAAACTGAAAGAAAAACTATACTTAATTGAGTTGGTGATCAATTTGCTGGCACAAGCCGAAAATTATTTAAAAAAATATTTTGGATATACTTCTTTCCGCCCCGGCCAACAGGAGATTATTCAGAATATCCTCTCACAAACCAATACTCTTGGCATTCTCCCAACTGGAGGCGGAAAGTCAATCTGCTTTCAAATACCCGCTCTTGTACTCCCCGGAACGGCCATTGTGATTTCTCCCTTAATTTCCCTGATGAAGGATCAAGTAGATGCCCTTAGCACTGCAGGCATCCCGGCTGCTTATATAAACAGCACATTGTCTTCTGCCGAGTATCAGCACATTGTGGCTGGAATACGTAATGAAGAATATAAGCTCGTGTATGTGGCGCCGGAGCGATTTGGGTCCATGGCCTTTTTGCAATTGTTAAACGATATTTCAATCAATGCGATCGTCTTTGATGAAGCACATTGCATTTCTCAATGGGGGCATGATTTCCGGCCAAGTTATCGTTCCGTTGTCTCAGAACTTAGCAATCTGCACCAGAAACCTGTAATTGCTGCATTGACTGCAACAGCCACACGGGATGTCGCAGAGGACATCCGAAGGCTTCTCAACATCGGCGAGGAAAATATGTTTATAACTGGTTTTGCAAGGGATAATCTATCCTTTCACGTATTGAAAGGTGTTAATAAAAGAGATTTTCTATTGCAGACCATAAATAAACATAAAAACGAAGCGGGAATTATTTATACTTCAAGCCGAAGAGAGACAGACCAGCTGTACCAGTTCTTAAAAGGCAAGAACTGCTCAGTTGCCAAATATCATGCAGGCTTAAAGGAAGAAGAACGAAAAAAAGCACAGGATGCGTTTGTATTCGATGAATCAGATATTATGGTCGCAACAAATGCATTTGGGATGGGGATTGATAAATCCAATGTCAGATATGTCATCCACTATAATCTTCCGCGGAACATTGAAGCTTATTATCAGGAAGCCGGAAGGGCAGGAAGAGATGGAGAGGATAGCATATGTTATTTGATGTTTGCTCCTCAGGATATCCAGCTGCAGAAATTTTTGATTGAGGAGAGCAGTCTGGATCCACGGAAAATGGAGCAGGAATACAGCAAGCTAAAGGATATGGTTAATTACTGCCACACAGAGAAATGCCTTCAATCCTATATCATTGATTATTTTGATGAGAATGCCGAACCTATCCTCTGCGGCAAATGCAGCAGCTGCCTGGATGAACGGACAAGCATAGATATTACTCAGGAAGCTTTAATGATTTTTTCATGCATTAAGCGGATGGGAGAAAGATTTGGCGTTACTTTGACTGCTCAGGTTTTGAAAGGCTCAAGTAATAAAAGAATCCATGAGCTTAATTTTAATGAACTTTCCACATTTGGGCTGATGAAAAACCGCAAAGAAAAAGAGATTGCTGAGATGATCAACTATCTGCTGGCTGAGGATTATCTGGTTTTAACAGATGGAAAATATCCGACAGTAAGGCTGTCAGCAAATGCAATTCCTGTTTTGAAAGGACAGAAAAAACTATTCATGAAAATTAGTTTGCCTGTACCTGTTCAGGAAGCAGATGAAAACATTGAACTTTTTGAGATCCTGAGGAAGCTCAGGAAAAAGATTGCAGATGAAGAAAATGTTCCTCCTTTTGTTGTGTTTGCTGATACCGCATTAAAAGAAATGTGCCGTTATGTTCCCGTGAACAAAGACATGATGTTAAATGTAAAAGGTGTAGGGCAAATGAAGTTTGATAAGTATGGGGAATATTTTATTCAGGCAATTAAAGAATTTGCCGAAGAACATAATATTTCTCCTATGCCTGCAGCAGAGACGCCTTCAATGTCAGAGGAACCACAGGATGACCGCCCAAGCTACCAGATTTCCTTTGATCATTATAAGGATGGAATTTCCATAAAGGAAATAGCCAAAAAGCGAAACTTTTCACTTATAACTATTCAGGAGCATATCTTCCGGTCGATCAAAGAAGGCAATGCAATTGACTGGTCAGATATTTTCAATGAAACGGAAGAAAAGCTAGTTTTACAGGCAGCTGAAAAAGCTGGAAGAGATAAACTTAAGCCAATTAAAGAAGAACTTCCGGATGAAATAGATTATTTTAAAATCAAAGCTGTCCTTGTAAAAGACGAACTCCAGAAACAAAATTGA
- a CDS encoding GerMN domain-containing protein has product MSINKKTSIVSAVLVSSVLLSGCGLFGSQGKEKVDPPKAVSYTDEGESAAEETTGKETAENEEGVTANLKTELYLIDKNGYVVPQTIDLPKTNSVATQALEYLVENGPVTELLPNDFRAVLPADTKVSVNIKDKVATVDFSKEFKEYAKEDEKKILQSVTWTLTQFDSIDKVKLTLNGHELKEMPVNGTPVSSALTRANGINMDTTEVVDITNTKPVTVYYLGGDEENYYYVPVTKRVSNDMDNKVEAVVAELIKGPNYASNLVTDFLPDVELLEAPKVEEGKVTLNFNENVFSSFEEKMISKHLLNALVLSLTEQKGIESVAVTVDGKAEIVNEDGEKLSEPVTRPENVNTGSF; this is encoded by the coding sequence ATGTCTATAAATAAAAAAACGTCTATAGTGTCAGCTGTGCTGGTATCATCTGTATTATTATCAGGCTGCGGATTGTTTGGAAGCCAGGGGAAAGAAAAGGTCGATCCGCCAAAAGCAGTATCTTATACCGATGAAGGCGAAAGTGCTGCTGAAGAAACAACAGGAAAAGAAACAGCTGAAAATGAAGAGGGTGTTACGGCAAATCTTAAAACAGAGCTATACTTGATCGATAAAAATGGGTATGTTGTTCCCCAGACAATCGATCTTCCTAAAACGAACTCAGTTGCTACACAGGCGTTAGAGTACCTGGTGGAAAACGGGCCTGTTACAGAGCTTCTTCCTAATGATTTCCGGGCAGTCCTTCCGGCAGATACAAAAGTTTCTGTAAATATTAAAGATAAAGTGGCTACCGTCGATTTTTCAAAAGAATTTAAGGAATATGCTAAGGAAGATGAAAAGAAAATTCTCCAATCAGTTACCTGGACACTTACACAATTTGATTCCATTGATAAAGTTAAGCTGACATTAAACGGGCATGAATTAAAAGAGATGCCGGTGAATGGCACTCCGGTCAGTTCGGCGTTAACGAGAGCCAATGGAATAAACATGGATACAACGGAAGTAGTAGATATCACGAATACGAAGCCGGTGACTGTTTATTATCTGGGCGGGGATGAAGAAAACTATTATTACGTGCCTGTTACCAAGCGTGTAAGCAATGATATGGACAATAAAGTTGAAGCAGTTGTAGCCGAACTGATAAAAGGGCCGAACTATGCATCCAATCTGGTGACAGACTTCCTTCCGGATGTAGAACTGCTTGAAGCTCCAAAAGTTGAAGAAGGAAAAGTTACATTAAACTTCAATGAGAATGTTTTCAGCAGCTTCGAAGAGAAAATGATTTCTAAGCACTTGCTGAATGCACTTGTCCTTTCCCTCACTGAACAAAAGGGCATTGAAAGCGTGGCTGTAACTGTCGATGGCAAAGCAGAGATTGTTAATGAGGATGGGGAAAAGCTATCCGAGCCTGTAACACGCCCTGAAAATGTGAATACAGGAAGTTTTTAA
- the sdhA gene encoding succinate dehydrogenase flavoprotein subunit, whose product MGKGKVIVVGGGLAGLMATIKVAESGTPVELFSLVPVKRSHSVCAQGGINGAVNTKGEGDSPWIHFDDTIYGGDFLANQPPVKAMAEAAPGIIHLFDRMGVMFNRTPEGLLDFRRFGGTQHHRTAFAGATTGQQLLYAMDEQVRRHEVAGLVTKYEGWEFLGVVIDDDGACKGVVAQNLTSMEIKSFAADAVIMASGGPGIIFGKSTNSVINTGSAASIVYQQGAYYANGEFIQIHPTAIPGDDKLRLMSESARGEGGRVWTYKDGKPWYFLEEKYPAYGNLVPRDIATREIFDVCVNQKLGINGENMVYLDLSHKDPKELDIKLGGIIEIYEKFQGEDPRKVPMKIFPAVHYSMGGLWVDYDQMTNIPGLFAAGECDYSQHGANRLGANSLLSAIYGGMVAGPNAVKYISGLDKSAEDLPSSLFDRHVKQEEEKWNNIMSLDGTENAYVLHKELGEWMTDNVTVVRHNDRLLKTDEKIVELMERYKNININDTAKWSNQGASFTRQLQNMLQLARVITIGAYNRNESRGAHYKPDFPERNDEEFMKTTMAKFVDANSAPAFHYEDIDVSLIPPRKRDYSKKKGEN is encoded by the coding sequence ATGGGTAAAGGAAAAGTTATAGTTGTCGGCGGCGGACTAGCCGGTTTGATGGCGACAATTAAAGTAGCAGAATCTGGGACTCCGGTTGAATTATTTTCTCTGGTACCGGTTAAACGTTCCCACTCTGTTTGTGCCCAGGGCGGCATCAACGGAGCAGTAAATACAAAAGGGGAAGGCGATTCCCCATGGATTCATTTTGACGATACAATTTATGGCGGGGACTTCCTGGCAAACCAGCCGCCTGTAAAAGCAATGGCAGAGGCTGCACCTGGCATCATTCATTTATTTGACCGTATGGGTGTTATGTTTAACCGTACACCTGAAGGACTGCTTGACTTCCGCCGCTTCGGTGGAACACAGCATCATCGTACTGCGTTTGCCGGTGCTACAACTGGGCAGCAGCTTCTTTATGCAATGGACGAGCAGGTCCGCCGCCATGAAGTGGCAGGATTAGTGACAAAGTATGAGGGCTGGGAATTTCTTGGGGTTGTCATCGATGATGACGGAGCTTGTAAGGGTGTCGTTGCCCAGAACCTGACTTCTATGGAAATTAAGTCTTTTGCTGCAGATGCAGTTATTATGGCATCCGGCGGACCGGGAATTATTTTTGGGAAATCCACTAACTCCGTCATTAACACAGGCTCAGCGGCTTCGATTGTTTATCAGCAGGGTGCTTATTACGCAAATGGGGAATTTATTCAGATCCATCCCACCGCTATACCTGGAGATGATAAACTTCGCCTAATGAGTGAATCTGCACGCGGTGAAGGCGGACGAGTATGGACATATAAAGATGGCAAACCATGGTACTTCCTTGAGGAGAAATATCCGGCTTACGGAAATCTGGTGCCTCGTGATATTGCAACCCGTGAAATTTTTGACGTGTGTGTTAACCAGAAGCTTGGCATTAACGGGGAGAACATGGTATATCTTGATCTTTCCCATAAAGATCCTAAAGAACTTGATATTAAGCTTGGCGGAATCATTGAAATTTATGAGAAATTCCAGGGTGAAGACCCTCGTAAAGTGCCAATGAAAATCTTCCCTGCTGTTCACTATTCAATGGGCGGATTGTGGGTTGACTATGACCAGATGACAAATATTCCTGGCTTGTTTGCAGCGGGTGAATGTGATTATTCACAGCATGGTGCCAACCGTCTTGGCGCCAACTCACTTCTATCAGCCATATATGGCGGTATGGTAGCAGGCCCGAATGCTGTCAAGTATATCAGCGGATTAGATAAGAGTGCTGAAGATCTGCCATCATCATTATTTGACCGCCATGTAAAACAGGAAGAAGAAAAATGGAATAATATCATGTCTCTTGATGGCACAGAGAATGCATATGTCCTTCATAAAGAGCTTGGTGAGTGGATGACAGACAATGTAACGGTTGTCCGCCATAATGACAGGCTTTTGAAAACAGACGAAAAAATTGTTGAACTTATGGAGCGCTATAAAAACATTAATATTAATGATACTGCGAAGTGGAGCAATCAGGGTGCAAGCTTTACGCGCCAGCTGCAGAATATGCTTCAATTGGCACGTGTTATTACAATTGGTGCCTATAACCGTAATGAAAGCCGCGGTGCACACTATAAACCGGACTTCCCAGAACGTAATGATGAGGAATTCATGAAAACAACAATGGCGAAGTTTGTTGATGCAAATTCCGCTCCTGCATTTCATTACGAAGACATTGATGTAAGCTTAATTCCACCGCGTAAGCGTGACTATTCCAAAAAGAAAGGGGAGAACTAA
- the racE gene encoding glutamate racemase, translating into MKQPIGIIDSGVGGLTVAKEIMRQLPNEDIVYLGDTARCPYGPRPGEEVKSFTWQMTEYLLKENIKMLVIACNTATAVALEEIRRELPIPVIGVIFPGARTAIKVTKNHIIGVIGTEGTVKSKAYENALIQINSRSAVHSLACPKFVPLVESGEYEGSVAKKIVAETLQPLKGKGMDTLILGCTHYPLLEPIIKNVMGKNVKVISSGEETAREASTILHHHGLLKAVDENPEYKFCTTGSTAIFSKIASKWLGFTVNAVEKISL; encoded by the coding sequence TTGAAACAACCAATAGGAATAATTGACTCCGGAGTGGGGGGCTTAACAGTCGCAAAAGAAATCATGAGGCAGCTGCCAAATGAAGATATTGTATACCTCGGAGATACAGCACGATGCCCGTACGGCCCGCGGCCTGGTGAAGAGGTAAAATCCTTTACCTGGCAAATGACGGAGTACCTGCTTAAAGAAAATATTAAAATGCTTGTTATAGCCTGTAATACAGCTACTGCTGTCGCTCTCGAGGAAATACGCAGGGAACTGCCGATACCGGTTATCGGTGTCATTTTCCCAGGCGCAAGAACAGCTATTAAAGTGACGAAAAATCATATAATTGGAGTCATTGGCACAGAGGGCACAGTCAAAAGCAAGGCATATGAAAATGCGCTAATTCAGATAAACAGCAGGTCTGCCGTGCATAGTCTGGCATGCCCAAAATTCGTTCCCCTTGTAGAGAGCGGGGAGTATGAAGGCTCAGTTGCCAAAAAAATAGTGGCGGAGACGCTTCAGCCCTTAAAAGGAAAAGGAATGGATACACTCATTCTTGGATGTACTCATTATCCTTTATTAGAACCGATTATTAAAAATGTAATGGGTAAAAATGTAAAGGTGATCAGCTCAGGTGAGGAAACAGCAAGGGAAGCAAGTACCATTCTGCACCACCATGGTCTTCTTAAAGCTGTGGATGAGAACCCTGAATATAAATTCTGTACAACTGGCTCCACGGCCATTTTTTCTAAAATTGCCTCAAAGTGGCTTGGGTTTACTGTAAATGCTGTAGAAAAAATTTCGCTTTAA
- a CDS encoding helix-turn-helix domain-containing protein has translation MKENEYTHKPLLTKREREVFELLVQDKTTREIAGELFISEKTVRNHISNAMQKLGVKGRSQAVVELLRMGELEL, from the coding sequence TTGAAGGAGAATGAATATACTCACAAGCCGTTACTCACCAAACGAGAAAGAGAAGTATTCGAATTGTTAGTACAAGATAAAACAACAAGGGAAATCGCTGGTGAATTGTTTATAAGTGAAAAAACGGTTAGGAACCACATTTCTAATGCCATGCAAAAGCTTGGTGTAAAGGGGCGATCACAAGCTGTTGTAGAGCTCCTTCGAATGGGAGAGCTAGAACTTTAA
- a CDS encoding acyl-CoA thioesterase — protein MKKLSYIDDFKKWEEEFIFFHPVKVRFSETDMFGHLNNTIPFTYYEEARIEFFKSKGFMQDWVKHDNETIPVVADLQCDFISQVFFDEEIQIYVKAASIGNSSVDLHYMGRKSDGSVCFTGRGTMVQISKVTGKGVPWTEKMKEMLKSEVKVRA, from the coding sequence ATGAAAAAATTGAGCTATATAGACGATTTTAAAAAATGGGAAGAAGAATTCATTTTCTTTCATCCAGTAAAAGTCAGATTTTCTGAAACTGATATGTTTGGACATTTGAACAATACCATTCCATTTACATATTATGAAGAAGCAAGGATAGAATTCTTCAAAAGCAAGGGCTTTATGCAGGACTGGGTAAAGCATGATAATGAAACCATACCAGTCGTAGCAGACCTCCAATGCGATTTTATCAGCCAGGTTTTCTTTGATGAAGAGATACAAATATACGTTAAAGCTGCATCAATAGGGAATTCTTCTGTTGATCTTCATTATATGGGCAGGAAATCAGACGGTTCAGTTTGCTTCACCGGCAGAGGGACGATGGTGCAGATATCAAAGGTGACGGGCAAGGGTGTGCCATGGACTGAAAAAATGAAAGAAATGCTGAAAAGCGAGGTTAAAGTACGAGCCTAG
- a CDS encoding MarR family winged helix-turn-helix transcriptional regulator, translated as MKLEDPKTNEINDVVADIEKDLRYISGIIKQKGREILSDFTITPPQFVALQWLFEEGDMTIGELSNKMYLACSTTTDLVDRMEKNSLVKRVKDPNDRRVVRIHLLDEGERIIEEVIKKRQDYLKEVLKNSSHNEVLFLKDNLMKLHHDMRGE; from the coding sequence ATGAAGCTGGAAGATCCTAAAACAAATGAAATAAATGATGTTGTAGCTGATATTGAAAAAGACTTAAGATACATATCCGGCATTATCAAGCAAAAGGGAAGGGAAATTCTAAGTGATTTTACCATTACCCCTCCTCAGTTTGTGGCCTTGCAATGGCTGTTTGAAGAAGGCGATATGACTATCGGCGAGCTGTCAAATAAAATGTATCTTGCATGCAGCACGACAACTGATCTTGTTGACCGAATGGAGAAAAATAGCCTTGTGAAAAGAGTGAAAGACCCAAATGACCGAAGAGTAGTCCGGATTCATCTGCTTGATGAAGGAGAGCGGATTATCGAAGAAGTTATTAAAAAACGCCAGGATTACCTTAAAGAGGTCCTTAAAAATTCTTCACATAATGAGGTCTTGTTCTTAAAAGACAACTTAATGAAATTACACCATGATATGCGCGGAGAATGA
- the sdhB gene encoding succinate dehydrogenase iron-sulfur subunit: MQETKTKTVRFVISRQDTPDSAPFQEEFEIDYRPNMNVISALMEIRRNPVNVKGEQTTPIAWDMNCLEEVCGACSMIINGKPRQSCTALVDQLEQPIRLEPMRTFPVVRDLQVDRSRMFDSLKKVKAWIPIDGTYDLGPGPRMPERKRQWAYELSKCMTCGVCLEACPNVNSKSDFIGPAPLSQVRLFNAHPTGEMNKAERLEQIMGDGGLANCGNSQNCVQSCPKGIPLTTSIAALNRDTTFQSFKNFFGSDQI; this comes from the coding sequence ATGCAAGAAACAAAAACTAAAACAGTCCGTTTTGTAATCAGCCGCCAGGATACTCCTGATTCAGCCCCTTTTCAGGAAGAGTTTGAAATAGATTACCGTCCAAATATGAACGTTATTTCTGCCCTTATGGAAATTCGCCGTAATCCGGTTAATGTGAAGGGCGAACAGACTACTCCAATCGCATGGGATATGAACTGCCTTGAAGAAGTCTGCGGTGCATGTTCAATGATTATTAATGGAAAGCCCCGCCAGTCATGTACGGCACTTGTAGATCAGCTGGAACAGCCGATCCGTCTTGAGCCGATGCGCACGTTCCCTGTAGTCCGTGACCTGCAGGTCGACAGAAGCCGTATGTTTGACTCCTTGAAAAAGGTTAAAGCATGGATTCCGATCGATGGTACTTATGACTTGGGACCAGGACCGCGTATGCCTGAGAGAAAGCGCCAATGGGCATATGAACTGTCAAAGTGCATGACATGCGGTGTTTGCCTGGAAGCATGCCCGAATGTAAACAGCAAATCTGACTTTATCGGGCCAGCTCCTTTATCACAGGTTCGCTTGTTTAATGCTCACCCAACTGGTGAAATGAATAAAGCTGAACGTCTGGAGCAAATCATGGGTGATGGCGGACTTGCCAATTGCGGAAACTCTCAAAACTGCGTACAGTCCTGCCCGAAAGGCATTCCTTTAACAACATCCATTGCGGCACTAAACCGTGATACAACATTTCAGTCTTTCAAAAACTTCTTTGGAAGCGACCAGATATAA
- a CDS encoding XTP/dITP diphosphatase, whose protein sequence is MQEVIIATKNAGKAREFERMFKPLGYEVKTLLDYPDFQDVEETGSTFEENAILKAEAVSKAFGRMVIADDSGLIIDALGGKPGIYSARYAGEEKNDQKNMDKVLDELESIPDHKRQARFYCALAIAAPGKATATVAGTCEGHILRERRGTYGFGYDPIFFAEEKNKAMAELMPEEKSQISHRANALQKLEELLPSFVAGAENS, encoded by the coding sequence ATGCAGGAAGTCATAATCGCTACTAAAAACGCAGGCAAAGCGAGAGAGTTTGAGCGGATGTTTAAGCCTCTTGGTTATGAAGTAAAAACCCTGCTGGATTATCCGGATTTTCAGGATGTTGAGGAGACAGGCAGCACGTTTGAAGAGAATGCCATTCTTAAAGCGGAAGCCGTGTCTAAAGCTTTTGGAAGAATGGTCATTGCCGATGATTCGGGATTGATCATTGATGCGCTTGGAGGGAAGCCGGGCATTTATTCCGCCCGCTATGCAGGAGAGGAAAAAAACGATCAGAAAAATATGGACAAAGTTCTCGATGAGCTCGAAAGCATTCCGGATCATAAACGGCAGGCACGGTTCTATTGCGCCCTTGCCATCGCTGCTCCCGGAAAAGCGACTGCAACAGTTGCAGGAACTTGTGAAGGTCATATCTTAAGAGAAAGAAGAGGGACTTATGGATTTGGCTATGATCCTATTTTCTTTGCAGAGGAAAAAAACAAAGCAATGGCTGAATTAATGCCTGAGGAAAAAAGCCAGATCAGCCATAGAGCGAATGCTCTCCAAAAGCTGGAGGAGCTGCTTCCTTCTTTCGTGGCGGGAGCTGAAAACTCATGA
- a CDS encoding metallophosphoesterase family protein — protein MKVLIVSDSHGLTSELSQIRERHPGMDIIIHCGDSELQADHESLKGYAAVRGNCDFDSAFPEDRIEEAGGFRFFVTHGHKYSVKSTLMNLSYRARELKADIVCFGHSHGLGAEMSEGILFINPGSIRLPRGRNERTYVILENRGKDVTLDVYDVSKGKIPDLTQKFSLVKSD, from the coding sequence ATGAAGGTTCTGATTGTCAGCGATAGCCATGGGTTAACTTCTGAACTCAGCCAAATACGTGAAAGGCATCCTGGTATGGATATAATAATTCACTGCGGAGATTCGGAGCTGCAGGCTGATCATGAATCATTAAAAGGCTACGCTGCTGTAAGAGGCAATTGCGATTTTGATTCGGCATTTCCGGAGGACAGAATAGAAGAGGCTGGAGGGTTCCGCTTTTTCGTCACACACGGTCATAAATATTCCGTTAAGTCCACTTTAATGAATCTGTCATACAGGGCACGTGAATTGAAGGCAGATATCGTATGTTTTGGCCATTCACATGGTCTGGGAGCTGAAATGTCTGAGGGGATATTATTTATCAATCCTGGAAGCATAAGGCTCCCCAGAGGCAGGAATGAAAGGACATATGTCATACTGGAAAACAGGGGAAAAGATGTTACACTGGATGTGTATGACGTTTCCAAAGGAAAGATTCCTGATCTGACACAAAAATTTTCACTGGTAAAAAGCGATTAA
- the rph gene encoding ribonuclease PH gives MRADGREPKQLRPIHIETDYLKHPEGSVLITVGDTKVICTASIDERVPPFMRGQGKGWITAEYSMLPRATEQRNIRESAKGKISGRTMEIQRLIGRALRAVVDLDALGERTVWLDCDVIQADGGTRTASITGAFIAMAQAMDKLYSSKKLSSYPINDFLAATSVGILTDKQAVVDLNYIEDSSAEVDMNVVMTGSGEFVELQGTGEEATFSYAQLQEMLGAAQEGISELLELQKSALGENISGSIHSKREKLAGRA, from the coding sequence ATGCGCGCAGATGGACGTGAACCAAAGCAGCTTAGGCCAATACATATTGAAACTGATTATTTAAAGCATCCTGAGGGCTCGGTACTCATTACAGTGGGAGACACAAAGGTGATATGTACAGCAAGCATTGATGAAAGGGTCCCTCCTTTTATGAGAGGACAGGGGAAAGGCTGGATAACAGCTGAATATTCCATGCTTCCCAGGGCTACAGAGCAGAGAAATATCAGGGAATCAGCAAAAGGAAAAATATCAGGGAGAACAATGGAAATTCAGCGTCTGATCGGCCGTGCACTCCGCGCAGTAGTGGATCTTGATGCACTTGGTGAAAGAACGGTATGGCTTGATTGCGACGTAATACAGGCTGATGGAGGGACACGGACAGCTTCCATTACAGGGGCCTTTATTGCAATGGCACAGGCGATGGATAAGCTTTACAGCAGCAAGAAGCTTTCAAGCTATCCAATCAATGATTTCCTAGCGGCCACAAGCGTGGGGATTCTTACTGATAAGCAGGCTGTAGTGGATTTGAATTATATTGAAGACTCCTCTGCTGAAGTGGATATGAATGTAGTCATGACTGGCAGCGGGGAATTTGTAGAGCTTCAGGGAACTGGAGAAGAAGCGACTTTCTCTTATGCCCAGCTGCAGGAAATGCTTGGTGCTGCACAGGAAGGGATATCAGAGCTGCTTGAACTTCAGAAGTCGGCACTTGGAGAGAATATCTCAGGAAGCATTCATAGCAAAAGAGAAAAGCTTGCAGGGAGGGCATAA
- a CDS encoding succinate dehydrogenase cytochrome b558 subunit, whose translation MAGNREFFNRRLHSLLGVIPVGLFLVQHLVVNHFATGGEESFNNAAHFMESLPFRIFLETFVIYLPLLFHAIYGLYIAFTAKNNTSRYGYFRNWMFMLQRVSGVITLVFVAWHVWETRVQAAFGAEVNFQMMENILSNPFMFWFYIIGVISAIFHFANGLWSFLVSWGLTVSPRSQVISTYVTIGIFIALSIVGVRALTAFI comes from the coding sequence ATGGCAGGTAATCGTGAGTTTTTTAATCGCAGATTGCATTCATTGCTTGGAGTAATACCAGTTGGTTTGTTTTTGGTGCAGCACCTTGTAGTGAACCATTTTGCAACAGGGGGAGAGGAATCTTTTAATAATGCAGCGCATTTTATGGAAAGTCTTCCATTTAGAATATTCCTTGAAACGTTTGTAATCTATTTACCTTTGCTGTTCCACGCAATCTATGGCCTTTATATTGCTTTTACTGCGAAAAATAACACAAGCAGATACGGATATTTCCGTAATTGGATGTTTATGCTTCAGCGCGTTTCTGGTGTCATTACGCTGGTTTTTGTTGCATGGCATGTTTGGGAAACACGTGTGCAGGCTGCCTTTGGAGCAGAAGTTAACTTTCAGATGATGGAGAACATCCTGTCGAATCCATTTATGTTCTGGTTCTATATTATTGGAGTCATTTCTGCAATTTTTCACTTTGCTAATGGGCTTTGGTCATTCCTTGTCAGCTGGGGACTTACAGTATCTCCTCGTTCACAGGTTATTTCCACTTACGTAACAATCGGAATTTTCATTGCATTATCTATTGTTGGCGTACGTGCTCTGACAGCATTTATTTAA